Proteins from a genomic interval of Sphingopyxis sp. QXT-31:
- a CDS encoding 23S rRNA (adenine(2030)-N(6))-methyltransferase RlmJ, whose translation MNYRHSFHAGNSADVVKHSLLIALVRALQLKEGALTLIDTHAGCGLYDLGGEEAQRTGESTHGVLRAFADTNSLLDDYRAAVRAVNAGAEPRLYPGSPRFMAQLLRPQDFLILNEKHPDDAYALRGAMRDTSAAVHQRDAYEFWLAMLPPRTPRGVVVVDPPYEQTDERARITATLAAAHRKWAHGMTVIWYPLKDRATHVRWKAQLRKLGIPKFLVVEHWLYDRDQPDIYNGAGLFIVNPPYAFTQALPPLLEALRAALAPEGHRGKIAADWLGDRK comes from the coding sequence ATGAATTATCGCCACAGCTTTCATGCCGGCAACAGCGCCGATGTCGTAAAGCACAGCCTGCTGATCGCCTTGGTGCGAGCATTGCAGCTCAAAGAGGGCGCGCTGACCCTGATCGACACCCATGCCGGTTGCGGGCTGTACGACCTCGGCGGCGAAGAGGCCCAGCGTACCGGCGAGTCCACACACGGCGTGCTGCGCGCCTTTGCCGACACGAACTCCTTGCTGGACGACTATCGCGCCGCCGTGCGGGCGGTGAATGCCGGTGCCGAGCCGCGCCTCTACCCCGGATCGCCGCGATTTATGGCGCAGCTTCTGCGTCCGCAGGATTTTCTGATCCTGAACGAGAAACATCCCGACGACGCTTATGCCCTGCGCGGCGCGATGCGCGATACATCCGCCGCCGTGCACCAGCGCGACGCCTATGAATTCTGGCTGGCGATGCTGCCGCCCCGAACGCCTCGCGGCGTGGTGGTGGTCGACCCGCCGTACGAGCAGACCGACGAACGCGCCCGTATCACTGCCACCCTCGCAGCCGCCCACCGCAAATGGGCGCATGGCATGACGGTGATCTGGTATCCGCTGAAGGACCGCGCCACGCATGTGCGGTGGAAGGCGCAGCTCCGCAAGCTCGGCATCCCGAAGTTTCTGGTGGTGGAGCATTGGCTATACGATCGCGATCAGCCCGACATCTATAACGGCGCGGGCCTTTTTATCGTCAACCCGCCCTACGCCTTCACCCAAGCGCTGCCGCCGCTACTGGAAGCCCTGCGCGCCGCGCTGGCGCCGGAGGGGCATAGGGGAAAGATCGCGGCCGACTGGTTGGGCGATCGAAAATAA
- the purQ gene encoding phosphoribosylformylglycinamidine synthase subunit PurQ: MKTAVIVFPGSNCDRDMAVALETVTGNAPAMVWHRETALPDGIDFIALPGGFSYGDYLRSGAMAARSPILAAVTEAAGRGVPVLGVCNGFQVLTEAQLLPGALMRNAGLNFVCRTVPLTVENSQSLFTAGYKAGEAIDIPVAHHDGNYFADAETLDRLEGEGRVAFRYADSVNGSARNIAGVLNDTGNVLGMMPHPERAIDRAHGGTDGLRLFEAALGVLA; the protein is encoded by the coding sequence ATGAAGACCGCCGTCATCGTCTTTCCCGGCTCCAACTGCGACCGCGACATGGCGGTCGCGCTCGAAACGGTCACCGGCAATGCGCCCGCGATGGTGTGGCACCGCGAGACCGCGCTGCCGGACGGCATCGACTTCATCGCGCTGCCCGGCGGCTTTTCCTATGGCGATTATCTGCGCTCGGGCGCGATGGCGGCGCGCTCGCCGATTCTCGCGGCGGTTACCGAGGCCGCGGGTCGCGGCGTTCCCGTGCTTGGCGTGTGTAACGGCTTCCAGGTTCTGACCGAGGCGCAGTTGCTGCCCGGCGCGCTGATGCGCAACGCGGGGCTCAACTTCGTCTGCCGCACCGTGCCGCTGACGGTCGAGAACAGCCAGTCGCTGTTCACCGCGGGGTACAAGGCGGGCGAGGCGATCGACATCCCCGTCGCGCACCACGACGGCAATTATTTCGCCGACGCGGAGACGCTCGACCGGCTCGAGGGCGAGGGCCGCGTCGCCTTCCGCTACGCCGACAGCGTCAACGGCTCGGCCCGCAATATCGCGGGCGTGCTCAACGATACGGGCAATGTGCTCGGCATGATGCCGCACCCCGAGCGCGCGATCGACCGCGCGCATGGCGGCACCGACGGGCTACGCCTGTTCGAGGCCGCGCTCGGCGTCCTCGCCTGA
- a CDS encoding queuosine precursor transporter produces MTDPAAPHARTPASTPARTSAAAVPHFRYYDFVMAAFVAILLLSNIIGASKRSVVDLPFIGEWPFGAGVMFFPLSYVIGDMLTEVYGYARARRVIWTGFAALAFMAFMAWVVVSLPPAPGWPHQAAYEAVFANSWRIVIASMLAFWAGEFANSFVVAKMKVADNGRRMALRFVASTFVGQGLDSLIFYPIAFYGLEGWPTGELMKTVLSQWAIKTGWEIILLPVTVAIVVWLKRREGVDVYDEVTDFTPFKAKV; encoded by the coding sequence ATGACCGACCCCGCCGCGCCGCACGCCCGCACGCCTGCCAGCACCCCGGCCCGCACCAGCGCCGCCGCCGTGCCGCATTTCCGCTATTACGATTTCGTGATGGCGGCATTCGTCGCGATCCTGCTGCTGAGCAATATCATCGGCGCATCGAAACGGTCGGTGGTCGACCTGCCCTTCATCGGCGAATGGCCGTTCGGGGCGGGCGTGATGTTCTTTCCGCTGAGCTATGTCATCGGCGACATGCTGACCGAGGTCTATGGCTATGCGCGCGCAAGGCGCGTGATCTGGACCGGTTTCGCCGCGCTCGCCTTCATGGCGTTCATGGCGTGGGTCGTGGTGTCGCTGCCACCCGCGCCGGGCTGGCCGCATCAGGCGGCCTATGAAGCGGTGTTCGCGAACAGCTGGCGGATCGTGATCGCATCGATGCTGGCCTTCTGGGCGGGCGAGTTCGCGAACAGCTTCGTCGTCGCCAAGATGAAGGTCGCCGACAACGGCCGTCGGATGGCGCTGCGCTTCGTCGCCAGCACCTTCGTCGGCCAGGGGCTCGACAGCCTGATCTTCTACCCCATCGCCTTTTACGGTCTCGAAGGCTGGCCCACGGGCGAGTTGATGAAGACCGTGCTGTCGCAATGGGCGATCAAGACGGGATGGGAAATCATCCTGCTGCCCGTGACCGTTGCCATCGTCGTCTGGCTGAAACGCCGCGAAGGCGTCGACGTCTATGACGAAGTCACCGACTTCACCCCCTTCAAGGCCAAGGTCTGA